Proteins from a single region of Cydia strobilella chromosome 2, ilCydStro3.1, whole genome shotgun sequence:
- the LOC134755449 gene encoding uncharacterized protein LOC134755449 — protein sequence MQKSLIIVLAVCLLSVHAFVKRDAPAAAAAAEANTNYLEDIQKQLGALSKQVGDKLKETFDPEEIKKGLNDAVNSIGKALEEVKAKSEATKKE from the exons ATGCAGAAGTCCTTGATTATTGTGTTGGCCGTCTGCCTCTTAAGC GTTCACGCCTTTGTGAAACGCGACGCCCCAGCCGCTGCCGCAGCCGCAGAAGCCAACACCAACTACTTAGAGGATATTCAGAAGCAGTTGGGAGCCTTGAGCAAGCAAGTCGGTGACAAGCTGAAGGAGACCTTTGACCCTGAAGAGATTAAAAAAGGTCTCAATGATGCCGTGAACAGTATCGGCAAGGCG CTTGAAGAAGTAAAGGCGAAGTCTGAAGCTACGAAAAAAGAGTAA